In one window of Constrictibacter sp. MBR-5 DNA:
- a CDS encoding calcium/sodium antiporter: MLLLELVGGFVLLLAGGEALVRGSVSVARRLGVAPLVIGLTLVGFGTSTPELVTSIEAALKGSPGIAVGNIVGSNIANVLLILGAAALIRPIACDPRAFYRDGTVLAAATLVCVPIALLGGLGRFGGLVLVGLLIAYIAGTYFAERTGGSASADLHTREADPAEPAHFSLPVGLVVALGGLGLIVFGAQLLVGGAVTVARDFGVSETIVGLTLVAVGTSLPELMTSVVASLRGQSDVALGNVIGSNIYNILGILGGTAVVTPLTFPPEIAALDLWVMVAATALVIAFAITGWRVGRREGAVLLLAYGGYVAWLATGA, encoded by the coding sequence ATGCTCCTTCTCGAACTCGTCGGCGGCTTCGTGCTCCTGCTGGCCGGCGGCGAGGCCCTCGTCCGCGGCTCCGTCTCGGTAGCGCGCCGGCTCGGTGTCGCGCCGCTGGTCATCGGCCTCACCCTCGTCGGCTTCGGCACGTCGACGCCCGAACTGGTCACCAGCATCGAGGCGGCGCTGAAGGGTTCACCCGGCATCGCCGTCGGCAACATCGTCGGCAGCAACATCGCCAACGTCCTGCTGATCCTCGGTGCGGCGGCGCTCATCCGGCCGATCGCCTGCGACCCGCGCGCCTTCTACCGCGACGGTACCGTCCTGGCGGCGGCGACGCTGGTCTGCGTCCCCATCGCCCTGCTCGGCGGCCTCGGCCGCTTCGGCGGGCTGGTCCTCGTCGGCCTGCTCATCGCCTACATCGCCGGCACCTATTTCGCCGAGCGGACGGGCGGGAGCGCCTCCGCCGACCTGCACACCCGCGAAGCCGATCCGGCCGAGCCGGCCCACTTCTCCCTGCCGGTCGGCCTCGTCGTCGCACTCGGCGGCCTCGGGCTGATCGTCTTCGGCGCACAGCTGCTGGTCGGGGGTGCCGTCACCGTGGCGCGCGACTTTGGCGTGTCGGAGACGATCGTCGGCCTCACCCTGGTCGCCGTCGGCACCTCGCTCCCGGAACTGATGACCTCGGTCGTCGCCTCGCTGCGCGGCCAGTCCGACGTGGCCCTCGGCAACGTCATCGGCAGCAACATCTACAACATCCTGGGCATCCTCGGCGGCACCGCCGTCGTCACCCCCCTCACCTTCCCGCCCGAGATCGCCGCCCTCGACCTCTGGGTGATGGTCGCCGCCACCGCCCTGGTCATCGCCTTCGCCATCACCGGCTGGCGCGTCGGCCGCCGCGAGGGCGCCGTGCTGCTGCTGGCGTATGGCGGCTATGTGGCGTGGCTGGCAACCGGCGCCTGA
- the phnC gene encoding phosphonate ABC transporter ATP-binding protein, whose product MTTAHSTAARIAAGPLSNDGAPTAIEVRGLTKSFTPARRALDGVSLRIAPGEMVALIGPSGSGKSTLLRHFSGLTGADAGTEGGSVHVLGTPMQQDGRMARDARRMRGRIGFIFQQFNLVGRLSVLTNVLTGTLGRMPLWRSLPRRFPVEDQRQALAALARVGIPECAFQRASTLSGGQQQRAAIARALVQRAEIILADEPIASLDPASARRVMDTLADINRADGITVVVSLHQVSYARRYCPRTIALKAGRIVFDGPSDALSQEMLADIYGAELADITDDEVQEGQRRPPPPRGRRPTGAFAGAAV is encoded by the coding sequence ATGACGACGGCCCACAGCACGGCCGCCCGGATCGCCGCGGGCCCCCTCTCGAACGACGGTGCTCCCACCGCCATCGAGGTCCGCGGCCTGACCAAGAGTTTCACGCCGGCACGCCGCGCGCTCGACGGCGTCAGCCTGCGGATCGCGCCAGGCGAGATGGTGGCCCTGATCGGCCCCTCCGGCTCCGGCAAGTCCACGCTTCTCCGCCATTTCTCCGGCCTCACCGGTGCCGACGCCGGCACGGAGGGCGGTTCGGTGCACGTGCTCGGCACGCCCATGCAGCAGGACGGCCGGATGGCGCGCGACGCGCGCCGCATGCGCGGCCGCATCGGCTTCATCTTCCAGCAGTTCAACCTGGTTGGGCGGCTGTCGGTTCTGACCAATGTGCTGACTGGCACACTGGGCCGCATGCCGTTGTGGCGCAGCCTGCCGCGCCGCTTCCCGGTCGAGGATCAGCGGCAGGCGCTGGCGGCGCTCGCCCGGGTCGGCATTCCCGAATGCGCATTCCAGCGCGCCTCCACCCTGTCCGGCGGCCAGCAGCAGCGTGCCGCGATCGCCCGCGCCCTGGTGCAGCGCGCCGAGATCATCCTGGCCGACGAGCCGATCGCCTCGCTCGATCCGGCATCGGCGCGTCGGGTCATGGACACGCTGGCCGACATCAACCGCGCCGACGGCATCACGGTGGTCGTGTCGCTGCACCAGGTGTCCTACGCCCGCCGCTACTGCCCGCGCACGATCGCGCTGAAGGCCGGCCGCATCGTCTTCGACGGCCCGTCCGACGCGCTGAGCCAGGAGATGCTGGCCGACATCTACGGCGCCGAACTGGCCGACATCACCGACGACGAGGTGCAGGAGGGCCAGCGGCGCCCGCCGCCGCCGCGCGGCCGCCGTCCGACCGGCGCCTTCGCCGGCGCGGCCGTCTGA
- the phnD gene encoding phosphonate ABC transporter substrate-binding protein has protein sequence MIRKLTLAAVLAGTTALAALTPANAEMTVKELNFGIISTESSQNLKSVWDPFLKDMEKQIGVPVKAFFAPDYAGIIQAMRFGKVDIAWYGNKSAMEAVDRANGEIFVQTVAADGSPGYWSLLITHKDHKELNSVQDVLKNAKDLTFGNGDPNSTSGFLVPSYYVFAVNNVDAKQAFKRMVTANHETNAMAVANKQVDVATNNTESMDRLKINQPDKFEQIKVVWKSPLIPSDPIVWRKDLPDADKQELKSFFLDYGTKSAEEKKVLAGLAWAPFKESSNNQLLPIRQLELFRTKTKLQADESMAADEKKAKMAEIDAQLAALEKQMATN, from the coding sequence ATGATCCGCAAGCTGACCCTGGCCGCCGTCCTGGCCGGCACCACCGCACTGGCCGCACTGACGCCGGCGAACGCCGAGATGACCGTCAAGGAACTGAACTTCGGCATCATCTCGACCGAATCCAGCCAGAACCTGAAGTCGGTCTGGGACCCGTTCCTGAAGGACATGGAGAAGCAGATCGGCGTGCCGGTTAAGGCGTTCTTCGCGCCCGACTATGCCGGCATCATCCAGGCGATGCGCTTCGGCAAGGTCGACATCGCGTGGTACGGCAACAAGTCCGCGATGGAAGCCGTCGACCGCGCCAACGGCGAGATCTTCGTCCAGACCGTCGCCGCCGACGGCTCGCCCGGCTACTGGTCGCTGCTGATCACGCACAAGGACCACAAGGAGCTCAACTCGGTCCAGGACGTGCTGAAGAACGCCAAGGACCTGACCTTCGGCAACGGCGATCCGAACTCGACCTCGGGCTTCCTGGTGCCGTCCTACTACGTCTTCGCCGTGAACAATGTCGATGCGAAGCAGGCGTTCAAGCGCATGGTCACGGCCAACCACGAGACCAACGCGATGGCCGTCGCCAACAAGCAGGTCGACGTCGCGACCAACAACACCGAGAGCATGGACCGGCTGAAGATCAACCAGCCCGACAAGTTCGAGCAGATCAAGGTGGTCTGGAAGTCGCCGCTGATCCCGTCCGACCCGATCGTCTGGCGCAAGGACCTGCCCGACGCCGACAAGCAGGAGCTGAAGAGCTTCTTCCTCGACTACGGCACGAAGAGCGCCGAGGAGAAGAAGGTCCTGGCGGGCCTCGCCTGGGCGCCGTTCAAGGAGTCGAGCAACAACCAGCTCCTGCCGATCCGCCAGCTCGAGCTGTTCCGCACCAAGACCAAGCTGCAGGCCGACGAGTCGATGGCCGCTGACGAGAAGAAGGCGAAGATGGCGGAGATCGACGCCCAGCTCGCCGCGCTCGAAAAGCAGATGGCGACCAACTGA
- the phnE gene encoding phosphonate ABC transporter, permease protein PhnE: MAHAQIATAPHLPGAIPAPPPRDAKRSALTLLGWAAFAAFLAWSWQGAEMRPLDLIRDSGNMVTLAGDFFPPNFSQWRFYVSEMVTTIHLAVWGTILAVIAAIPFGLMSAENVAPVWLRQPVRRLMDALRAINEIVFAMLFVVAVGLGPFAGVLALFVHTTGVLAKLFSEAVEAIDPRPVEGIRATGAHPLEEIAFGIIPQVMPLWISYALYRFESNVRSATVVGMVGAGGIGVVLWEQIRGFYFAETCAVIIIIVASVTILDVISSRLRKLFI, translated from the coding sequence ATGGCCCACGCCCAGATCGCAACCGCGCCCCACCTGCCCGGCGCCATTCCGGCCCCGCCGCCGCGCGACGCGAAGCGCTCCGCGCTGACCCTGCTGGGGTGGGCCGCCTTCGCCGCCTTCCTCGCCTGGTCGTGGCAGGGCGCCGAGATGCGGCCGCTCGACCTCATCCGCGACTCCGGCAACATGGTCACGCTGGCCGGCGACTTCTTCCCGCCGAACTTCTCGCAGTGGCGCTTCTACGTGTCCGAGATGGTGACGACCATCCACCTCGCGGTGTGGGGCACCATCCTGGCGGTGATCGCGGCGATCCCGTTCGGCCTGATGTCGGCGGAGAACGTGGCGCCGGTCTGGCTGCGCCAGCCGGTACGGCGCCTGATGGACGCGCTACGCGCCATCAACGAGATCGTCTTCGCCATGCTGTTCGTCGTCGCGGTCGGCCTGGGCCCGTTCGCCGGCGTGCTGGCGCTCTTCGTCCACACCACCGGCGTGCTGGCCAAGCTCTTCTCCGAGGCCGTCGAGGCGATCGATCCGCGGCCGGTGGAGGGCATCCGCGCGACCGGCGCCCATCCGCTGGAGGAGATCGCCTTCGGCATCATCCCGCAGGTCATGCCGCTCTGGATCTCCTACGCGCTCTACCGCTTCGAGTCGAACGTGCGCTCCGCGACGGTGGTCGGCATGGTCGGCGCCGGCGGCATCGGCGTCGTGCTGTGGGAACAGATCCGCGGCTTCTACTTCGCCGAGACCTGCGCCGTGATCATCATCATCGTCGCCTCGGTGACGATCCTCGACGTGATCTCCAGCCGCCTGCGCAAGCTGTTCATCTGA
- a CDS encoding xanthine dehydrogenase family protein molybdopterin-binding subunit, whose translation MNATIPNANSVIGQPLSRVDGPDKVRGTARYAAEFDIPDLAHAALVHSTVAAGRIEAIDTARAVAAPGVLCVVTHENAPRLPYKEMKTRPPVDPQSGEQLHVFQGPDILFNGQPVAVVVARTLEQAEHAASLVAVTYAANGQATDFDAAEPERPAKATEEGGRPAEAGRGDADGALAKAPVSVDVRYSQPREFHAAIEPHVTIAEWDGDRLTLHDKTQWVNNAANEIAHVFGMGKDAVRVISPFVGGAFGSGLRTWPHVTIAAVAARAANRPVRLELTRRELFQSVGFRPRTDQHLMLGADPDGRLRALVHEACGETSVYEEYAETTVKPSLSTYACDDVRTSYRLRRLNTNTPCPMRGPGTVTGVFGLECAMDELAVALAMDPVELRLRNHADRDQAKGLPWSSKELKACYATAAERFGWHRRSPAPRSMRDGDLLIGWGMATAVYHANRSAASASATLHPDGSVVVRSAASDMGPGTYTSMTQVAADTLGLPPERIRFELGDTAMPSAPVHGGSITMASVGNAVAAACRALQAKLGELATCARQGPFAGAPIADVVAHDGGIGRREPPYRVVAYEALLKQHNLTHLEATATSAPGSETDDYSSSAFGAVFVEVQVDPDLGTVRVPRMVGAYDVGRVVNPKVARSQCLGGMVQGLGMALLEQGEWDPRFGKVMNANLAEYLVPVCADVRELDVTFVPGSDTNFNPLGAKGLAEIAICGVAPAIANAVFHATGRRIRDLPITPEKLLL comes from the coding sequence ATGAACGCGACCATTCCGAACGCCAACAGCGTGATCGGGCAGCCGCTGAGCCGGGTCGACGGCCCCGACAAGGTGCGCGGCACCGCGCGCTATGCGGCGGAGTTCGACATTCCGGATTTGGCGCACGCCGCGCTGGTGCACAGTACCGTCGCCGCCGGCCGGATCGAGGCGATCGACACGGCGCGTGCCGTGGCCGCGCCGGGCGTGCTGTGCGTCGTCACGCACGAGAACGCGCCGCGCCTGCCCTACAAGGAGATGAAGACGCGGCCCCCGGTGGACCCGCAGTCGGGCGAGCAGCTGCACGTCTTCCAGGGGCCCGATATCCTGTTCAACGGCCAGCCCGTGGCGGTGGTCGTCGCGCGGACGCTGGAGCAGGCGGAGCATGCGGCCAGCCTGGTCGCGGTGACCTATGCCGCGAACGGGCAGGCGACCGATTTCGATGCTGCGGAGCCCGAGCGACCCGCCAAGGCGACGGAGGAGGGCGGCCGGCCGGCGGAGGCCGGGCGGGGGGACGCCGATGGTGCGCTCGCCAAGGCGCCGGTGTCGGTCGACGTGCGCTACAGCCAGCCGCGCGAGTTCCATGCCGCCATCGAGCCGCACGTCACCATCGCGGAGTGGGACGGCGACCGCCTGACCCTGCACGACAAGACTCAGTGGGTGAACAACGCGGCGAACGAGATCGCGCACGTCTTCGGCATGGGGAAGGACGCGGTGCGGGTCATCTCGCCCTTCGTCGGCGGCGCCTTCGGATCCGGACTGCGCACCTGGCCGCACGTCACCATCGCCGCGGTCGCGGCGCGTGCGGCGAACCGGCCGGTGCGGCTGGAACTGACCCGCCGCGAACTGTTCCAGTCGGTTGGCTTCCGGCCGCGCACCGACCAGCACCTGATGCTGGGTGCCGACCCGGACGGCCGCCTGCGCGCCCTGGTGCATGAAGCCTGCGGCGAGACCTCGGTCTACGAGGAATATGCCGAGACGACGGTGAAGCCGTCGCTCAGCACCTATGCCTGCGACGACGTGCGGACCAGCTACCGGCTGCGGCGGCTGAACACCAACACGCCGTGCCCAATGCGCGGGCCGGGCACCGTGACCGGCGTGTTCGGCCTGGAATGCGCGATGGACGAGTTGGCCGTGGCGCTGGCGATGGACCCGGTCGAACTCCGGCTGCGCAACCACGCCGACCGCGACCAGGCGAAGGGGCTGCCCTGGTCGAGCAAGGAGCTGAAGGCCTGCTACGCCACCGCGGCCGAGCGGTTCGGCTGGCACCGCCGCAGCCCGGCGCCGCGCTCGATGCGCGACGGCGACCTGCTGATCGGCTGGGGCATGGCGACCGCCGTCTATCACGCCAACCGTTCGGCCGCCTCGGCATCGGCGACGCTTCATCCCGACGGCAGCGTCGTCGTGCGGTCCGCCGCGTCCGACATGGGGCCGGGCACCTATACCTCGATGACCCAGGTCGCCGCCGATACGCTGGGCCTGCCGCCGGAGCGGATCCGCTTCGAACTGGGCGATACGGCGATGCCGTCGGCACCGGTGCACGGCGGGTCGATCACCATGGCCAGCGTCGGCAATGCGGTGGCGGCGGCCTGCCGGGCGTTGCAGGCCAAGCTCGGCGAGCTGGCGACCTGCGCGCGGCAGGGGCCGTTCGCCGGGGCGCCGATCGCCGACGTCGTCGCGCATGACGGCGGCATCGGGCGCCGCGAGCCGCCCTATCGCGTCGTCGCCTACGAGGCCCTGCTGAAGCAGCACAACCTGACGCACTTGGAGGCGACCGCGACCTCCGCGCCGGGCTCGGAGACCGATGACTACTCCAGCTCCGCCTTCGGTGCCGTCTTCGTCGAGGTGCAGGTCGACCCGGACCTGGGCACGGTGCGCGTGCCCCGCATGGTCGGCGCCTACGACGTGGGACGCGTCGTCAATCCGAAGGTGGCGCGCAGCCAGTGTCTCGGCGGTATGGTGCAGGGGCTCGGCATGGCGCTGCTGGAGCAGGGCGAGTGGGACCCGCGCTTCGGCAAGGTGATGAACGCGAACCTGGCGGAGTATCTGGTGCCGGTCTGCGCCGACGTGCGCGAGCTGGACGTGACGTTCGTGCCGGGCTCGGACACCAACTTCAACCCGCTGGGCGCCAAGGGACTGGCCGAGATCGCCATCTGCGGCGTCGCCCCGGCCATCGCCAATGCCGTCTTCCACGCCACCGGGCGCCGCATCCGCGACCTGCCGATCACGCCGGAGAAGCTGCTGCTCTGA